From one Papilio machaon chromosome 16, ilPapMach1.1, whole genome shotgun sequence genomic stretch:
- the LOC106716610 gene encoding G-protein coupled receptor dmsr-1 produces the protein MLADDDSHHKYNSGTLDDTFSLFDDKRLVSILKHGNNQSLKISELLRTLEDWRNRYNITVIKECDRSDYCSGEFRDVILGYNAVHGYVSLLICLFGSLANIFNVAVLTRRDLAAAPINRLLKWLAVADVFVMMEYVPFSIYRYMLLPRQEERPYAWAVYMLFHMHFTQLFHTASILLTLSLAIWRYIAIKYPSYGPSLCTDRRCSLAIFLSFLLPPILCIPSYFVFTIHEEVSFDKTASKVASKVYYVDSNYEGVLYQLNFWVHAVFIKLLPCVILTIISAWLIRVLYRANSRKKMLKGYNACPASSVVVTNGNVFTRKLTKRSKAEKRTDRTTKMLVAVLLLFLLTEFPQGILGLMSGALGRCFFKRCYDLFGELMDALALLNGAINFILYCSMSRQFRTTFGQLVRNRCTATPRASSHTELQTTYV, from the exons ATGCTGGCTGATGATGATTCTCATCACAAATACAACAGTGGCACTCTGGACGATACATTCAGTCTGTTCGATGATAAAAGATTGGTGTCTATATTGAAACACGGTAACAATCAAAGTTTAAAGATCAGCGAGCTGCTCCGGACTTTAGAGGACTGGAGGAACAGATATAATATTACTGTGATCAAAGAGTGCGATCGATCAGACTACTGTTCTGGTGAATTCCGTGACGTCATCCTCGGGTACAACGCTGTACATGGTTACGTCAGTTTATTG ATTTGTCTTTTCGGTAGTTTGGCGAACATTTTCAATGTAGCTGTGCTGACTCGGCGAGACCTTGCCGCAGCTCCCATAAACCGACTATTGAAGTGGCTAGCTGTTGCTGATGTTTTCGTCATGATGGAATATGTGCCCTTCTCCATTTACAGATACATG TTGTTACCGCGGCAAGAGGAGCGGCCATACGCATGGGCTGTGTACATGCTCTTTCACATGCACTTCACACAGCTGTTCCACACGGCTTCCATCCTACTGACGTTATCTCTGGCTATCTGGCGGTATATAGCTATCAA atacCCATCGTACGGTCCGTCGCTGTGCACTGATCGACGCTGCTCGCTGGCAATCTTCTTGAGCTTTCTACTACCGCCTATTTTATGCATACCttcatatttt GTATTCACAATACACGAAGAGGTATCATTTGACAAAACCGCAAGCAAAGTTGCATCGAAAGTTTACTACGTTGATTCTAATTACGAAGGAgtattatatcaattaaacTTTTGGGTGCATGCGGTCTTTATAAAACTGTTACCGTGCGTTATACTGACCATCATCAGTGCATGGCTAATACGAGTGTTGTACCGAGCTAATAGTAGGAAGAAAATGCTCAAAGGTTACAATGCATGTCCCGCCAGTAGTGTGGTGGTTACAAACGGTAATGTCTTCACCAGAAAACTGACAAAGCGATCCAAAGCTGAAAAGAGAACGGATCGTACTACCAAAATGTTAGTAGCTGTGCTACTTCTTTTTCTATTGACAGAATTTCCTCAAGGTATTCTTG GTTTGATGAGTGGTGCGCTGGGTCGTTGCTTCTTCAAGCGATGCTACGATCTGTTCGGGGAATTGATGGACGCGTTGGCGCTATTGAACGGGGCCATCAACTTTATATTGTATTGCTCTATGTCACGTCAGTTCCGGACAACATTCGGCCAGCTCGTAAGGAACCGTTGTACAGCAACACCACGTGCGAGCTCACATACCGAACTTCAAACTACATACGTGTGA
- the LOC123721780 gene encoding peritrophin-1-like, translating to MRVLAVILLVTAVVAEDGALCPKEQDANYEVDRLVAHEDCNKFYKCVQGETVEMMSPEGLLFNSVFRFCDWTLNVDCAERRMPTERAMLAT from the exons ATGAGAG tTTTAGCAGTGATCTTATTAGTGACGGCAGTGGTGGCTGAGGATGGTGCATTATGTCCTAAGGAACAGGACGCTAATTACGAAGTGGATAGATTGGTAGCCCATGAGGATTGCAACAAATTCTACAAATGCGTTCAAGGGGAAACTGTAGAAATGATGAGCCCTGAAGGGCTGTTGTTCAACTCTGTCTTCCGTTTCTGTGACTGGACCCTCAACGTCGATTGTGCAGAAAGAAGAATGCCTACCGAAAGAGCTATGCTTGCAACTTAA